A region from the Kribbella shirazensis genome encodes:
- a CDS encoding hemerythrin domain-containing protein, with protein sequence MSSTGGPAAREMPIIHRIFRRQFAEVRDLVQQAPTADATRIVAIADHLGFLLDGLHMHHTTEDDLIWPKLLDRAGLDAPLVERMEVQHQQIDASVAEVRTAMSVWRSAPTPATSSALADRIGDFLVVLEGHLDEEEQVVVPLIDRHLTETEWQEIGQRAFEKFTPAQRWIATGQMVEVATPEEVATMFGQLPPPVKVLWHLVGKRKYRRYITPVRGGTAYWTDGGGERTVGGSGRSPS encoded by the coding sequence ATGAGCAGCACCGGAGGACCTGCGGCCCGCGAGATGCCGATCATCCACCGGATCTTCCGACGCCAGTTCGCCGAGGTGCGGGACCTGGTACAGCAGGCGCCGACAGCCGATGCGACGCGGATTGTCGCTATCGCCGACCACCTCGGGTTCCTGCTCGACGGCCTGCACATGCACCACACCACGGAGGACGACCTGATCTGGCCGAAGCTGCTCGACCGCGCGGGACTCGACGCACCGCTGGTGGAGCGGATGGAGGTACAGCACCAGCAGATCGACGCGTCGGTCGCCGAGGTCCGTACGGCGATGTCGGTATGGCGCTCGGCTCCGACGCCGGCGACGTCCTCGGCGCTCGCCGACCGCATCGGCGACTTCCTCGTCGTCCTCGAAGGACACCTCGACGAGGAGGAGCAGGTCGTCGTACCGCTGATCGACCGCCACCTCACCGAGACCGAATGGCAAGAGATCGGACAGCGCGCGTTCGAGAAGTTCACGCCGGCCCAGCGGTGGATCGCCACCGGGCAGATGGTCGAGGTCGCGACGCCCGAAGAGGTGGCGACGATGTTCGGCCAGCTGCCGCCACCGGTGAAGGTGCTCTGGCACCTGGTCGGCAAACGCAAATACCGCCGGTACATCACGCCGGTCCGCGGCGGGACGGCGTACTGGACGGACGGCGGTGGAGAGCGCACAGTCGGAGGTAGTGGAAGGAGCCCGTCATGA
- a CDS encoding VOC family protein, with translation MRIHATCLDHVVLNVSDLDASRRWWSTLTGARATRDHEGEVSFVVGGQAIRLREGVPAPRGSISVCLLADASIHDLYERAEELHAVQGEIHPRTAATAPVQALTLEDPDGYQVELATYTPEGAPVP, from the coding sequence ATGAGGATCCATGCGACCTGCCTCGATCATGTCGTTCTGAACGTCTCCGATCTGGACGCGAGCCGCCGGTGGTGGTCGACCCTCACCGGTGCACGCGCCACCAGGGATCACGAGGGCGAGGTGTCGTTCGTCGTCGGCGGCCAGGCGATCCGGTTGCGGGAGGGCGTCCCGGCGCCGCGTGGCTCGATCAGCGTCTGCTTGCTGGCCGATGCGTCGATCCACGACCTGTACGAGCGTGCGGAGGAGCTGCACGCCGTACAAGGAGAGATCCATCCCCGTACGGCGGCCACGGCTCCCGTCCAAGCCCTCACCCTCGAGGACCCCGACGGCTACCAGGTCGAACTCGCCACCTACACCCCCGAAGGCGCCCCGGTCCCATGA
- a CDS encoding DUF1801 domain-containing protein — MPDRFATIDAFLAGQSPERRADVEALRALVHQAEPRLTEIIKWNSPDYTLDGVDRLTINAAGKGPVRLILHKGTELAEDKQAEPTFAGDPEQLLTWHSNIRASLALPPAAELEGKRDAIIAVIRSWLADA; from the coding sequence ATGCCTGATCGCTTTGCCACCATCGACGCATTCCTCGCCGGACAGTCGCCCGAGAGGCGCGCCGACGTTGAAGCGCTGCGCGCGCTCGTGCATCAGGCGGAGCCCAGACTGACCGAGATCATCAAGTGGAACTCCCCCGACTACACGCTCGACGGCGTCGACCGGCTCACGATCAACGCCGCAGGCAAGGGCCCGGTACGCCTCATCTTGCACAAGGGCACCGAACTCGCCGAAGACAAGCAGGCCGAGCCGACGTTCGCGGGCGATCCTGAACAGCTGCTCACCTGGCATTCCAACATTCGCGCAAGCCTCGCGCTGCCGCCGGCCGCCGAACTGGAGGGCAAGCGCGACGCGATCATCGCCGTCATCCGCTCCTGGCTGGCCGACGCGTAG
- a CDS encoding alpha/beta hydrolase: protein MRLDIAGTRGEHEGDAEGTRMTDATSRTIDVPGAVLTYDVRPGSDADTTPLVMVASPMAAAGFATLAGYLTDRTVVTYDPRQSERSKLTTDVEPNPEIHADDIHRVVQAAVGPGPVDVLASSGGAVNMLAFVAAHPDRVRTLVAHEPPLVSALPDRETAFAAVHDVRNTYERDGLGPGMAKFLALVMHSGEIPADWADRPAPDPAQFGLPTEDDGSRDDPMLGRGHMVNTTGYEPDYAAISAAQTRVVLAYGIESEGLITHRATVSVADALGVEPTRFPSDHGGFLGGEYGQTGDPDAFVARLREVLDN, encoded by the coding sequence GTGCGCCTCGACATCGCGGGCACTCGGGGGGAGCATGAGGGCGATGCGGAGGGGACCAGGATGACCGATGCCACGAGCCGTACGATCGACGTACCGGGCGCCGTACTGACGTATGACGTTCGGCCTGGTAGCGATGCGGACACGACGCCGCTGGTGATGGTTGCTTCGCCGATGGCTGCGGCCGGGTTCGCGACGTTGGCCGGCTACTTGACTGATCGCACGGTGGTCACGTACGACCCGCGGCAGAGCGAGCGCAGCAAGCTCACGACGGATGTGGAGCCGAACCCGGAGATCCACGCCGATGACATCCACAGGGTTGTCCAGGCCGCCGTGGGGCCCGGCCCTGTCGATGTGCTGGCGAGCAGTGGTGGCGCGGTGAACATGCTTGCTTTCGTCGCGGCGCATCCTGACAGGGTGCGCACTCTCGTCGCTCACGAGCCGCCGCTCGTCTCGGCACTGCCCGATCGCGAGACGGCGTTTGCAGCCGTCCACGACGTCCGGAACACCTACGAGCGTGACGGACTGGGCCCGGGGATGGCGAAGTTCTTGGCGCTGGTCATGCACAGTGGCGAGATCCCTGCCGATTGGGCCGATCGTCCGGCTCCCGACCCGGCGCAGTTCGGATTGCCGACGGAGGACGACGGCTCCCGGGACGATCCGATGCTTGGCCGCGGCCATATGGTCAACACGACTGGCTACGAGCCGGATTACGCCGCGATCAGCGCTGCTCAGACCCGCGTCGTGCTCGCGTACGGCATCGAGTCAGAAGGTCTCATCACCCACCGCGCCACAGTGTCCGTCGCCGATGCCCTCGGAGTTGAGCCGACGAGGTTTCCGAGCGACCACGGCGGCTTCCTGGGCGGGGAGTACGGTCAGACGGGAGACCCGGACGCGTTCGTCGCCCGTTTACGCGAAGTACTCGATAACTGA
- a CDS encoding RNase H family protein: MSDSTYVVNCFRDRWHTGWLERGWLTSAKKPVANRDLWEPLVTLVIERGDVAFQWVKGHSGHEMNDFVDGLAVAACFPQP, translated from the coding sequence GTGTCGGATTCGACCTACGTCGTCAACTGCTTCCGCGACCGGTGGCACACAGGTTGGCTCGAGCGAGGTTGGCTCACCTCAGCGAAGAAGCCGGTCGCCAACAGGGATCTGTGGGAACCCTTGGTGACGTTGGTGATCGAGCGCGGGGATGTTGCCTTCCAGTGGGTCAAGGGCCATTCCGGCCACGAGATGAACGACTTCGTGGACGGCTTGGCCGTCGCCGCCTGCTTCCCACAGCCCTGA
- the fusA gene encoding elongation factor G produces MRTNHDHRQLNRPLSGLRNVGILAHVDAGKTTVTERILYLAGTTHKRGEVHDGTTVTDFDSQERDRGITIFAAAVSCDWDGHSINLIDTPGHVDFSNEVERSLRVLDGAVALFDAVAGVEPQSESGWRQADRHGVPRIAFVNKMDRAGADLDAAVASIRERLHVTPLAVQMPIGKEAEFSGVIDLLRMRAYVWVDGSDTFAEGPVPEALLEQAMRQRRLLEETVAELHPVALDEFYARSTVSAETLAAALRDLTRSGTGVVVLCGSAYRNRGIEPLLDAVVAYLPSPQEVPAVRGMADGVVQERVADPMAPFAALVFKVSSTATGRLTYLRVYSGTIRKGDTVVDTGAGRTERISRILRVQADQHAEVQQAFAGDIVAIVGPKSARSGATLCAPAAPLVLEAPVVADPVVSVAVEARRSTDTDRLASALTRLVEEDPSLTVRTDSETGQTLLSGLGELHLEVAVEKIRRAHGLEVGVGRPQVTYRETVGRGVSGLVYRHVKQDGGAGQFAQITLDVEPLEVADDDSTEDFAFRSVVVGGRVPQEYVRAVEAGCRDALAQGPLGGHPVTGVRVTLTDGATHPKDSSEMAFRTAGRLGLREALRASAMVLLEPVAEVTATVPEDAVGGVLGDLAARRGRISGSTARPGTMVIVASVPLAELFGYATQLRSRTQGRGTFTTRTTGYVPAPGSRTEETPSR; encoded by the coding sequence ATGCGTACGAACCATGACCACCGTCAACTCAACCGCCCGCTGTCCGGCCTGCGCAATGTCGGCATTCTCGCCCATGTCGATGCCGGCAAGACCACTGTCACCGAAAGGATCCTGTATCTCGCCGGTACCACTCACAAGCGCGGTGAGGTCCACGACGGCACCACCGTCACCGACTTCGACTCGCAGGAACGCGATCGCGGGATCACGATCTTCGCCGCGGCCGTCAGCTGCGACTGGGACGGGCACTCGATCAACCTGATCGATACCCCCGGCCACGTCGACTTCTCCAACGAGGTGGAGCGCTCGCTGCGGGTGCTCGACGGTGCCGTCGCGTTGTTCGATGCCGTCGCGGGCGTCGAACCGCAGAGCGAGTCGGGCTGGCGGCAGGCCGACCGGCACGGGGTGCCGCGGATCGCGTTCGTCAACAAGATGGACCGCGCGGGCGCAGACCTCGACGCAGCGGTGGCCTCGATCCGCGAGCGGTTGCACGTGACCCCGCTGGCGGTTCAGATGCCGATCGGGAAGGAGGCCGAGTTCAGCGGAGTGATCGACCTGCTCAGGATGCGGGCGTACGTCTGGGTCGACGGCAGCGACACCTTTGCGGAGGGCCCTGTGCCCGAAGCCCTTCTGGAACAGGCGATGCGACAGCGTCGGCTGCTCGAGGAAACCGTCGCCGAGCTCCACCCGGTTGCGCTGGACGAGTTCTATGCGCGGTCAACGGTTTCCGCGGAGACGCTGGCTGCCGCACTGCGGGACCTGACCCGGTCGGGTACCGGCGTGGTGGTGCTGTGCGGGTCGGCGTACCGCAACCGCGGGATCGAGCCGCTGCTGGACGCCGTCGTGGCGTATCTGCCTTCGCCGCAGGAGGTGCCGGCGGTGCGTGGCATGGCGGACGGCGTCGTACAGGAACGCGTCGCCGACCCGATGGCGCCGTTCGCGGCGCTCGTGTTCAAGGTCAGCTCGACCGCGACCGGGCGGCTGACGTATCTGCGGGTGTACTCGGGAACGATCCGGAAGGGAGACACGGTGGTGGACACGGGCGCGGGACGCACTGAGCGGATCAGCCGGATTCTGCGGGTGCAGGCCGACCAGCACGCCGAGGTACAGCAGGCGTTCGCCGGCGATATCGTCGCGATCGTCGGACCGAAGTCTGCACGAAGCGGCGCCACCCTGTGCGCGCCGGCGGCGCCGTTGGTTCTTGAGGCGCCGGTCGTGGCAGACCCGGTCGTTTCGGTGGCGGTCGAGGCTCGCAGGAGCACCGACACCGACCGGCTCGCGTCGGCGCTGACACGGCTGGTCGAGGAGGACCCCTCGCTGACCGTCAGGACCGATTCCGAGACCGGGCAGACCTTGTTGTCGGGCCTGGGAGAGCTGCACCTCGAGGTCGCGGTGGAGAAGATCCGTCGCGCTCACGGGCTGGAGGTCGGAGTCGGCCGACCGCAGGTGACCTACCGCGAGACAGTCGGGCGCGGGGTGTCCGGGCTGGTGTACCGGCACGTCAAGCAGGACGGCGGGGCCGGTCAGTTCGCCCAGATCACCCTCGACGTGGAACCGCTGGAGGTAGCCGACGACGACAGCACGGAGGACTTCGCGTTCCGGTCGGTCGTCGTCGGTGGACGGGTGCCGCAGGAGTATGTCCGCGCGGTCGAAGCAGGCTGCCGGGATGCTCTGGCGCAGGGGCCCCTCGGCGGGCACCCGGTGACCGGGGTGCGTGTCACGCTGACGGATGGAGCCACCCATCCGAAGGACTCGTCGGAGATGGCATTCCGTACGGCGGGCCGGCTGGGGCTCCGGGAAGCGCTGCGTGCCAGTGCGATGGTGCTGCTGGAGCCGGTCGCCGAGGTCACGGCGACTGTGCCGGAGGATGCCGTCGGCGGCGTGCTCGGCGACCTGGCGGCACGGCGTGGCCGGATCTCGGGTTCGACCGCACGGCCGGGCACGATGGTGATCGTCGCCTCCGTCCCGCTGGCCGAACTGTTCGGTTATGCAACGCAGTTGCGCAGCCGTACCCAGGGCCGGGGAACCTTCACCACCCGGACCACCGGCTACGTCCCGGCACCAGGCTCGAGGACTGAGGAAACTCCGTCCCGGTAG
- a CDS encoding ABC transporter ATP-binding protein: MTSAGIVISELTVGYGGPPVLDQVGLRVRPGGTTAVLGPSGSGKTTLLRALAGFVRPTGGRIEVGGKVLTSEQSMIAPERRGIGYVRQDGALFPHLDVTGNILFGLPRAERRRATQVAPLLELVGLSPDLARRRPDQLSGGQQQRVALARALAREPAVVLLDEPFSSLDTALRAATREATLTALAARGATTVLVTHDQAEALSFADQVAVMFDGRFAQIGSPADVYASPATPQVGSFLGDTMLLTGHAAGPIVDCELGTLTLAEPATGDVLVMIRPEQLVLEEPTTGLTARVVSVAYHGPDAIVRLSISNSASRLVARVPGHRVPQPDDLVGLAVPHEVLAFPSHGPADGTDGVRG, encoded by the coding sequence ATGACGAGCGCGGGCATCGTCATCAGCGAGCTGACAGTCGGGTACGGCGGTCCGCCCGTACTCGACCAGGTCGGCCTGCGCGTGCGACCTGGCGGCACCACCGCTGTGCTCGGCCCCTCGGGCAGCGGCAAAACCACGTTGCTCCGGGCACTCGCCGGATTCGTCCGGCCGACCGGCGGCCGGATCGAGGTCGGCGGCAAGGTTCTCACCAGCGAACAGTCGATGATCGCGCCCGAGCGGCGCGGGATCGGATACGTCCGCCAGGACGGCGCGCTGTTTCCGCATCTCGATGTCACCGGCAACATTCTGTTCGGACTGCCTCGTGCCGAACGCCGCCGAGCGACCCAGGTCGCACCTCTCCTCGAACTCGTTGGCCTCTCCCCCGACCTCGCACGGCGCCGCCCGGACCAGCTGTCCGGCGGCCAGCAGCAGCGCGTCGCCCTCGCCCGAGCGCTGGCACGCGAGCCCGCCGTCGTACTGCTCGACGAACCGTTCTCGTCGCTCGACACCGCCCTCCGGGCCGCCACGCGCGAGGCGACTCTCACGGCTCTCGCCGCACGCGGAGCCACCACGGTGCTCGTGACCCACGACCAGGCCGAGGCGCTCTCGTTCGCCGATCAGGTGGCGGTCATGTTCGACGGCAGGTTCGCCCAGATCGGCAGCCCCGCCGACGTGTACGCCAGCCCCGCCACGCCCCAGGTCGGCAGCTTCCTCGGCGACACCATGCTGCTCACCGGCCATGCCGCCGGACCGATCGTCGACTGCGAGCTCGGCACCCTCACGCTCGCCGAACCCGCGACCGGCGACGTCCTGGTCATGATCCGGCCCGAGCAACTGGTCCTCGAGGAACCAACCACCGGCCTCACCGCGCGAGTCGTCTCCGTCGCCTACCACGGACCGGACGCGATTGTCCGTCTCAGCATCTCCAACAGCGCCAGCCGCCTCGTCGCCCGTGTGCCTGGCCATCGCGTCCCACAGCCGGACGACCTCGTCGGCCTGGCCGTCCCCCACGAGGTCCTCGCGTTCCCGAGCCACGGGCCCGCTGACGGCACCGACGGCGTACGGGGCTAG